The genomic interval TGTCAAATCACTCGCCTGCTTGTTCCGCATCCGGGTGCGCCGCCAACCAACGCTTCATCGCCGGCCCGACCTTCTCCATCTTAACCCACTTGCCTCGCGTCTTACTGCTTTGGACCAACGTATCAGGCTCAATTTGCCCTTTATCGATTCGATGTAGTAAATCCGCTTCGCTGATGGGGCCAACGCGACGCGATTTGCGAAGCCACCCCGTGCCCATGTAAAACCAATCTGCAGTCATGGATCATCTCCTAGATGAATGTTCATCCGAATATCGCGATCAAGGTACGTCTTTAGATGCACTAATTACGCAACCCAGTGCTGTGGAGGAAAGGCAGATTGATGGGGAAACCAATCGCCTATACCTGCATGTTAACGTGAACCATTTCCCCGATGAAGGTCGTTACGGGGAAAACCAGCTCATTTCTGACGAACGGGCCCTCCAGTGAGGGGTGAGCGTTTGTCGATTTTTGGGGGCTCAGGTCCGCACATCCCTGTTTCCGCACGTCCCTCGGCGTATCTTCCAAATGGAGGAACAAAACCTTCGCAAGTCTCTGTCACCTCTCCCGGTCGCTGGAGACTGACCACATTCTGACGCTGGATGGTGCACAAGTCTCTTCGGGCTCTCTCTTGGTTGGCCCAT from Stieleria varia carries:
- a CDS encoding DUF4339 domain-containing protein translates to MTADWFYMGTGWLRKSRRVGPISEADLLHRIDKGQIEPDTLVQSSKTRGKWVKMEKVGPAMKRWLAAHPDAEQAGE